A window of Chlamydiales bacterium genomic DNA:
GAAAAAGAACATGCTGTCCACAAGGCTCAAGTATTAACCTATTTACGATTAACAAGACTTAAGCTAGGGCTGGTACTTAATTTTGGGCAAGGACGGCTTATTGATGGATTAACTAGAGTAGCTAATGATCTGTAACTCTCTACGCCATCGCGTCTCTGCGTAAAAGATGCAACGTACTCGTTGAAAACGCTATCACAAAATATACATAATAATTTTTTGCATTTTACGTTAACATGTCATTTTTATGAGAAGAATTTTCTTATAATTTCCTATTTTCTTTCGTAAAACATCCCGCTCCTAATTGCTGGCCTTAGCTGATCTTTTGCGACATGCTTTTACGACGTAAAAGAACAAATGGCGTCGTAAAAAATTGAAAACCTGATCGATAAAAGGGCAGGGCCCCCTATAGAAGACTAATTTGATACGTTACATACTCGCTCTAGTGCCGTCAAAAAAATGCGCACTTTCTTTTATTCAAGTTGCTCAAGGCATGTTCGCTCCCCTGAATGATGGGTATCTTCTCATGAAGAAAATAGTTTGCCCCATATTACCATATGCGCTTTTGAATGTGATGAATTTGAAAAAATAGAAAAGCTTTGTGAAGATTTGCGAAATTGCAAAGTTGATCCATGCCCAATCAAATTACTCTCTTACTCAAAAAAACGGCGATTTCCGAGCCGTTAATCAAGTGCCCATCCTCCCAAGAAATCCAAAGAACTTGCTTAATTTTTGTAGCAAGTATAGAAATAAGTTCATCATTTGGTATTTTCATAAGCCAAATAATGCTTATTTTTAGCTTTTATATACAAATAATTCTTGAACTTGTTTGTGTATACATCGTAAACGATTCTTCATTTACGATGTGTATAGATATTTACAGGGCATTTGCCATTTTATGGAGTTTATCACTGAGTGTAAGAAGGTCCTTTTTCATGTGATTGAGTTGTTTTTTGCCCTCAGGTGTTTTTTCAAGGTCTTGGAGGCGTCCTTGGAAATGCTGTAGAATATGTAGAGTGCTTGCAGGGTCTGAAATAAATAAGAATTCATCGCCATCTATCCTGCGGATACGGTTTAGAAGGGCAACGTCATCTTGATTATTGATTGTATCGGATGTGATAATATTGATGAATTCACCCCGTTCAAAAACTTCTTTTGCAAGGCGAATCAGTACAGAAAATTGATGTGCAATGTTCTTAAATAGATCATGTGATTTAGATCCTGCTAAAAGTCCTTCTTTTGCATTGCCTACAAGTAAGGATTCATAGAGGTCTTGGGTAAAATTTTGATTTCCTCCACTCAAAGATAGAATCAAGTTTTGAAGCTCACGAAATGTAGAGCGTGTAATTTTCATTGCAAAAATACGCTTTAAGGTATTTTCAAGGTGTAATAGTGCTTTTTCATCTAACATATTTTTACTCTATGTGGTTTTTTAAAAATTCATCTACTTGCTCTTCTGCCCTTCCAGATAACTTCTTGATATCTGAAAGCTTATCTAATTCATCTTTTGATAAATTGAATATAGGGTCATTGCTAATTAGTTCCAAGAGATTATTCGATTTTCCCTCAACTTTTATTTGATAAGAAACCGTTTGACAATGCCTTCTAAGAGCTTCGTGTAGTAATTGACGATCTCCACCTTTTTTTGTTGCCACCATTAAAATTTCTTCTGTGAGTAGAAAGGGAAGCTCTTCTTTAATGTGAGCTTCTATTATCTTAGGATAGACTGAAAGGTTATTAAAACAGTGTAGCATTAGGTTTAGGATGGCATCCGCTGTAAGAAATGCTTCTGGAAGTACAAGACGCCTATTAGCAGAGTCATCAAGAGATCGCTCTAGCCATTGTGTTGCAGCTGTATAGGATGGGTTTTCAGATAATGCAATGACAAAGCGAGAAAGAGAGCAGATGCGTTCCATTAAAATAGGATTGCGTTTGTGAGGCATGGCCGATGAGCCTACTTGTGCGCTTTCAAAAGGCTCTTCAATCTCTTTTAAGTGCGCCAAAAGACGCAAATCGTTTGCACACTTGTGGGCAGTGATGGCAATACCAGAAAGTACGTTTAAGATGTGCACGTCTTGCTTTCTTGTATATGTTTGTCCAGAGAGTGGGAGTACTTTTGAAAAGCCAAGTTCTTTTGCGATGAAATTTTCTAATTCTTGAACTTTTTGAGAATCCCCTTTTACAAGGGATAGAAAAGAGCTTTGTGTGCCAGTTGCTCCTTTTAAACCAAGAAAGCTGAGCGTGCTTTGCCTATAAGCTAGGTCTTGCATATCAAATAAAAAGTCTTGCAGCCAAAGTGCAGCTCTTTTTCCTACAGTTGTAGGGGTGGCTGGCTGAAGATGTGTATAAGAAAGGCAAATAGTTGCTTTATATTGCTTTGAAAAGGCTGCAAGGGATTTGCAAAGCGCTTTTAACTTAGTTTCAAGTAAAGAAAAAGCCTGTTTAATCAAGAGTAAATCGGCATTATCCGTAATGAATGCGGATGTGGCTCCAAGATGTAGAATAGGCTTTGCCAGTGGACAAATATCACCGTAAGCATATAAGTGAGCCATAACATCGTGTTGTGTGAGTTCCTCGTGAGTTTTTACAGCTTCATAGTCAATAGAATGGATTGCGTTTTCTAATTCATCAATTTGTTCTTTTGTAATGTTAAGACCTATGTGCTTTTCTGCCTTTGCAAGGGCTATCCATAACCTTCTCCAAGTGGTGTATTTGCTATGCTTAGAAAATAAGTATAGCATCTCATCACTTGCATACCTCAATTTAAGAGGACTCTCATAAACATGTTTAGTCATGTGGCGTCTTTCTCTTTTCCCAAAATAGCATAGAATGAATCTAGAATTGTTTCTAAATGCTTTTTTTGGTTTTTAGTGAGTTTTGCGTCCTTAAGAATAGGATGTATTTTTTCAAAAGTTGCAAGCAGCTTCTCGTAAGCGCTTGAGCCTCTTTTGTCTTCTGTGTGAATGGGAAAAAGTTCTCGAATAAGCATTAAAATTTCATGCTTTGTCTTGTTTATAAATGATTTAAGAACCTTTTCTTTTTTATCAAGTGGTGCATCTCTGCTTGCGAGTGTATAGACAGCTTGTCTTGGAAGTGTGTCGATAAGGGGATGTAATTCTTTGGAAACGGATATATAGAATTCATAGTATTGTAAGAAGTTATAGGGTGTTTGACGGTTTCCATAGATATTCATGAGCCAAGAAGAAAAAGCTCCTTCCTTATAGGTTTTGAGGAGTTCTTTTGCGCGTTTAATGCGCTCTCCATGAAGAAGAGCTGCTTGATTATTGATCGCTTTAACTTCTACTGTGATGTTTGTAAGAGATTTAAGATCAGATGATAAGTCATGAGATTCTAAGCTGTAGCGCTCGAGTAGAAGCTTTAGTTCGTGCATTTCGCCTTCACTGAGCTCGGAGGAGCCAAAGATCCCAGTAAAGCTTGTAAGAGAGCCAGATGCGCTTTTTTTTGCAAGGACTGCCATTTTGGGATGTTCTTCACTTGATTTTAAGCGCTCACTTAAAATAGCGTTCATTTTTGACATGAGGACTCCTGATGTGTAAAGCGGCTTTACATTCGTTTAAGTATTTCTTTGGTAAATGCTATGTAGTCTTCTGCTGCTCT
This region includes:
- a CDS encoding DUF5414 family protein translates to MLDEKALLHLENTLKRIFAMKITRSTFRELQNLILSLSGGNQNFTQDLYESLLVGNAKEGLLAGSKSHDLFKNIAHQFSVLIRLAKEVFERGEFINIITSDTINNQDDVALLNRIRRIDGDEFLFISDPASTLHILQHFQGRLQDLEKTPEGKKQLNHMKKDLLTLSDKLHKMANAL
- the purB gene encoding adenylosuccinate lyase encodes the protein MTKHVYESPLKLRYASDEMLYLFSKHSKYTTWRRLWIALAKAEKHIGLNITKEQIDELENAIHSIDYEAVKTHEELTQHDVMAHLYAYGDICPLAKPILHLGATSAFITDNADLLLIKQAFSLLETKLKALCKSLAAFSKQYKATICLSYTHLQPATPTTVGKRAALWLQDFLFDMQDLAYRQSTLSFLGLKGATGTQSSFLSLVKGDSQKVQELENFIAKELGFSKVLPLSGQTYTRKQDVHILNVLSGIAITAHKCANDLRLLAHLKEIEEPFESAQVGSSAMPHKRNPILMERICSLSRFVIALSENPSYTAATQWLERSLDDSANRRLVLPEAFLTADAILNLMLHCFNNLSVYPKIIEAHIKEELPFLLTEEILMVATKKGGDRQLLHEALRRHCQTVSYQIKVEGKSNNLLELISNDPIFNLSKDELDKLSDIKKLSGRAEEQVDEFLKNHIE
- a CDS encoding CT583 family protein; translation: MSKMNAILSERLKSSEEHPKMAVLAKKSASGSLTSFTGIFGSSELSEGEMHELKLLLERYSLESHDLSSDLKSLTNITVEVKAINNQAALLHGERIKRAKELLKTYKEGAFSSWLMNIYGNRQTPYNFLQYYEFYISVSKELHPLIDTLPRQAVYTLASRDAPLDKKEKVLKSFINKTKHEILMLIRELFPIHTEDKRGSSAYEKLLATFEKIHPILKDAKLTKNQKKHLETILDSFYAILGKEKDAT